The Pseudorhodobacter turbinis genome contains a region encoding:
- a CDS encoding inositol monophosphatase family protein, which produces MQGSANLNLMKKAARKVGRALVKDFREVENLQVSAKGPGDFVTRADREAEKTLREELLGGRPTYGFFGEETAETEGADPTRRWIVDPLDGTTNFLHGLPHWAISIALEHKGEIIAGVVFDAAKDEMFWAEKGGGAWMNESRLRVSGRRSLSESIFATEIPAIGKATLPASLQDFARLAPVSAGVRSWGSAALNMAYVAAGRFDGYWARGMRPWDIAAGLVLVREAGGLLSAVREGHDPLINGTILCSNEPLFEGFRKVIRGE; this is translated from the coding sequence ATGCAAGGCAGCGCGAATCTCAACCTTATGAAGAAAGCCGCGCGCAAAGTTGGGCGCGCATTGGTCAAGGATTTCCGCGAAGTGGAAAACCTGCAAGTTTCGGCCAAAGGCCCGGGGGATTTTGTCACCCGCGCCGACCGCGAGGCGGAAAAAACCCTGCGCGAAGAACTGTTGGGGGGACGCCCCACCTATGGTTTCTTTGGCGAGGAAACCGCCGAAACCGAAGGCGCGGACCCTACCCGCCGCTGGATCGTGGACCCGCTGGACGGCACCACCAACTTTTTGCACGGTCTGCCGCATTGGGCGATCTCTATCGCGCTGGAGCATAAGGGCGAGATTATCGCCGGCGTTGTCTTTGACGCTGCCAAGGACGAGATGTTCTGGGCCGAAAAAGGTGGCGGTGCCTGGATGAACGAAAGCCGTTTGCGGGTTTCGGGCCGTCGCAGCCTATCGGAAAGCATCTTTGCAACCGAGATTCCAGCCATTGGCAAAGCCACCCTTCCTGCCAGCTTGCAGGATTTTGCGCGTCTTGCCCCTGTGTCGGCTGGTGTGCGCAGCTGGGGTTCGGCCGCGCTGAACATGGCTTATGTCGCTGCCGGTCGTTTCGACGGCTATTGGGCGCGCGGTATGCGGCCTTGGGATATCGCTGCCGGTCTGGTGCTGGTGCGCGAGGCGGGCGGTTTGCTGTCTGCGGTCCGCGAAGGCCATGACCCTTTGATCAACGGCACCATCCTGTGCAGCAATGAGCCGCTGTTTGAAGGTTTCCGCAAGGTGATCCGCGGCGAATAA
- a CDS encoding biotin transporter BioY: MEKNVTYIALFAALIAVLGLVPQITLAVGVPVTAQSMGVMLCGTVLGAKRGGLAALLFIGLVALGLPLLSGGRGGLGVFSGPTVGFVVGFPIAAFLTGLLMEKLRAPIGIAAAGASLLGGVLVLYGVGITGMALVLGKSWIAAAGIMAVYLPGDLIKVALTGFITQGLAKLRPDAILSRH, from the coding sequence ATGGAAAAGAACGTCACTTATATCGCCCTTTTTGCAGCCCTCATCGCGGTGCTGGGGCTTGTCCCGCAGATCACACTGGCCGTTGGCGTACCCGTCACCGCACAAAGCATGGGAGTCATGCTCTGCGGAACCGTTTTAGGCGCGAAGCGGGGCGGGTTGGCAGCACTTTTGTTCATCGGGTTAGTCGCTTTGGGGCTGCCGTTGCTCAGCGGCGGACGCGGCGGCCTGGGCGTGTTCTCCGGCCCGACGGTAGGCTTTGTGGTCGGCTTTCCGATAGCAGCCTTTCTGACCGGCCTCTTGATGGAAAAATTGCGCGCGCCGATTGGCATTGCAGCAGCGGGGGCGTCGCTTTTGGGCGGTGTTCTGGTGCTCTACGGGGTCGGAATCACCGGCATGGCACTTGTTTTGGGCAAAAGCTGGATCGCTGCGGCGGGGATTATGGCCGTTTATCTGCCCGGCGATCTGATCAAGGTCGCTTTGACCGGTTTCATCACCCAAGGCCTTGCCAAACTGCGCCCTGATGCGATTTTATCGCGTCATTAA
- a CDS encoding diacylglycerol kinase, which translates to MTASFPPKPQRPTPRAGLLHILDAAKYSRDGALRLWQETAARLECGTAVLAAVLFLFLGASLRQWLILTALYLALLMVEALNTAIEVLTNVVSPHWSIEAKHAKDLGSLAVGLMLAIIAGYVAAVLLRL; encoded by the coding sequence ATGACAGCCTCCTTTCCGCCCAAGCCACAGCGCCCGACACCGCGCGCAGGGCTGCTCCATATTCTTGATGCTGCGAAATATTCGCGTGATGGGGCCCTGCGCCTGTGGCAAGAGACCGCCGCCCGGCTTGAATGCGGCACCGCAGTTCTGGCCGCGGTCCTGTTCTTGTTTCTCGGCGCATCCCTGCGGCAATGGCTGATCCTCACAGCGCTTTATCTGGCGTTGCTTATGGTTGAGGCGCTCAACACCGCCATCGAAGTTCTCACAAACGTCGTGTCACCACATTGGTCAATAGAGGCCAAACACGCAAAGGACCTCGGTTCTTTGGCTGTAGGGCTGATGCTTGCCATCATTGCAGGCTATGTGGCGGCGGTTCTTCTGCGGCTGTAG